The genomic region GAAGGTCCGTCGGCTCCTCCTGGCCAAGGACCGGGAGTCGATGCAACCCCACATCCGGACGTTCGTCGACCGCGCGGTCACGTTCACGACCTGCGCCGCCTGTGCCGGCACCCGGCTCAACGAGGCGGCGCTCTCCTCCCGGATCGCCGGCCGCAACATCGCCGAGTGCTCGGCCATGCAGATCAGCGACCTCGCCGAGTTCGTCCGCGGCATCGACGACCCGGCGGTGGCGCCGCTGACCGGCACCCTGCGCGACGTGCTGGACTCGCTGGTCGAGATCGGTCTCGGCTACCTCAGCCTGGACCGCGAGTCGGCCACCCTCTCCGGCGGCGAGGCGCAGCGGGTGAAGATGGTCCGGCACCTCGGCTCGAGCCTGTCCGACGTCACGTACGTCTTCGACGAGCCCACCGTCGGCCTGCACCCGCACGACATCGCCCGGATGAACGACCTGCTGCTGCGCCTACGCGACAAGGGCAACACCGTCCTGGTGGTCGAGCACAAGCCGGAGACCATCGCGATCGCCGACCACGTGGTCGACCTCGGGCCCGGCGCGGGCGCCGCCGGTGGCCAGGTCTGCTACACGGGCGACCTCGCCGGCCTGCGGGCCTCGGGCACGCTGACCGGCCGCCACCTCGACCACCGGGTGGGCCTCCGGGCCGCGGTGCGCCAGCCCACCGGGCACTTGCCGATCCGCAACGCCGACCTGCACAACCTGCGCGACGTCAGCGTCGACGTCCCGCTCGGGGTGCTGACCGTGGTCACCGGGGTCGCCGGCTCGGGCAAGAGCTCACTGATCCACGGCTCCCTGCGACGGCGCGACGGCGTGGTCGTCGTGGACCAGTCCGCCATCCGCGGCTCCCGGCGCAGCAACCCGGCCACCTACAGCGGCCTGCTCGACCCGGTACGGGCCGCGTTCGCCAAGGCGAACGGGGTCAAGGCCGCCCTGTTCAGCGCGAACTCCGCGGGCGCCTGCCCGGCCTGCAAGGGAATCGGTCTGATCTACACCGACCTGGCGATGATGGCCGGCGTGGCCACCGTCTGCGAGCGGTGCGAGGGCCGGCGATTCACCCCCGAGGTGCTCACCTACACGCTGCGCGGGAAGAACATCAGCGAGGTCCTGGGCATGTCGGTCACCGAGGCGTACGACTTCTTCCCCAGCGGGCCGGCCCACGTCGTCCTCGGTCGGCTGGCGGACGTCGGGCTCGGCTACCTCAGCCTGGGCCAGCCGCTCACCACCCTCTCCGGCGGGGAGCGGCAGCGGCTCAAGCTGGCCATCCACATGGCCGAGAAGACCAGCACGTACGTCCTGGACGAGCCCACCACCGGCCTGCACCTGGCCGACGTCGACCAACTGCTCGCGCTGCTCGACCGGCTCGTCGACGCCGGCAACACGGTGATCGTCATTGAGCACCACCAGGCGGTGATGGCGCACGCGGACTGGTTGATCGACCTCGGCCCGGGCGCCGGTCACGACGGCGGCCGGATCGTCTTCACCGGCACGCCGGCCGACCTGGTCGCGCACGGCGACACCCTGACCGCCCGGCACCTCCGGGAGTACGTCGCCGCCTGACTCTCTCAGCTCCTCGCGCCGTCGGCACGGCCGGCCGGCACCACGGGCCTGGTGTCGGCCGGCCTCTGCCGGGCCGGCCTCAGGCCGCCCAGCGTTCCGTCGCCGGCACGGCGACCGGCGTCGAGCCGTCCGCAGGCGTGGGGTCGACCATCCGGCGCAGCCAGTCACGAAGGGGTCGCACCGTCACCGTGATCGAGGTCAGCAGCCCGAGGAGGATCAACATCGTGTGCAGGAACAGGGTGGCCAGCACGACGAGGACGGCCAGCGACACGACCAGCAGTGCCAGGTGCGGCACCGGCCGGAGGTACCCGGGTGTTCGCAGGTGGCGGGAAGGAGGTGAAGCCATGGTGGTACCTGCCTAGGATCTCGGACGAAGCCGCACTCTTACCCGTGTCCGCCAGGGCGAACCCTGCCGTGGCGAATCGCACCGTCGTACGACGGCCGGTCACGTGAGTCGACGCACCCACCGCCGTTGCCAGGGCGTCTCCACCGCCCGGGGCCGGTAGGTCGACCGTACCCAGTCCACGGCCCGCTCGGGCGGCAACCCGTCCAGCACGGCGAGCGCGGCCAGCGCGGTCCCGGTGCGCCCCTGGCCGCCCCGACAGGCGACCTCCACCCGCTCGCCGGTCCGCGCCCGGCGCAGCGCCTCCCGCAGGGCGTCGAGCGCATCCCGGCGGTCCAGCGGTACCCAGAAATCCGGCCACCGGATCCGCCGATGCGGCCAGGTCGGCACCGGACCGGGCGCCAGCAACAGGGCGAAGTCGGCCGGCGAGGCTGGATCGGCGATCCGACGCCCGCGCACCGCGGCCCCGCTCGGCAGTACGACCACACCGGGCTGCTCCGCCCAAAAAGCCTCCACACTCATGCCGGCATTCTCCCCGTCCGGCCCGGTTACCGGGGCGGGCGGCGCGCATGGGCGGCCCCGGACGGCTCGGACGGACGGGCGGGCGGCGCGCATGGGCGGCCCCGGACGGCTCGGACGGACGGGCGGGCGGCCCGGCCTCGGGCGGTGCGGATGCGCGGGCAGGCGCAGGTAGACAGCGCCGCCCCCGGCTGGGTGGCCGGGGGCGGCGCTGAGGTGTCGGTGTGCAGGTCGCCTCGCGGCGAGTGGCACGAACGCGGCTCCAGCCGAACGGTAGTCCGCGACGGCATTTATTAGGTGAGGCCCGGGGACACTGGGCACACCGACACTCCACACAACCTACCCGCGCCCCCGCTTGTTCCCACCTGCCAAGCCGCACCGATCCGGCATGCCCTGGAGCCCGAGCTGCCGCTGGCCGGCACCCCCTTGGTTGGGGGTGCCGGCCAGTGGTGTTGTTCGTGTTCGGTTGTTGCTCTTGTTCGCTGGGGTCAGCTGTTCCAGTGCTGGGCGACGAGGTCGGCGGCCTGCTGCTCCCACTGCGCGTACGCATCCGGGTAGGCCGACACCTGCACGGTCTGGGCGGCGTCGGTCAGCGGCATGTCCTGCCACCCGTCGACCTGCTTGAGGCCCTTGAGGAACGCCTGGGTGGAGTAGATCGGGTCGGTGATCTGCTCCGGGCTACCCCAACCCGAGCTCGGGCGCTGCTGGAACAGGCCCAGCGAGTCATGGTCGTTGCGGTCGCCGAGGTGGCCCAGGTTCTCCAGCTTCGACTCCTGCAGGCTGGTGGCGATCGAGATCACCGCGGCCCGCTCGTCCATACCGGACTTCTTCGTCGCGGCGATGATCGCCTTGACGTTGGCGGTCTGCTCGTCGTTCAGGTCGATGCGCGACTGCGCGCCCTGCACACCGTGCGGGATCAGCTTGCCGGCGTCCACCTTGTCCGACTGCACCGCGGCAACCGGCGACACATCCACCGACTGCGCGTTGTGCGCCGCGATCGGACCACCGATGACACCACCGGCGAAGGCCAGACCAGCAATACCCAGCACGCTCTTCCGCATGATCGTGTTCATGACGAAGCTCCTTCGGGGGTGAGTCACGCCGATGGGGGCCGGCGCGGCACGCGGAACACCAACGGGCGTCCGCACAAAGGGAGGAAAGTCTGTGTCCCGGGGTCACGAACTCGGGGGTGGGTCCGCACCTCGGGGGTCGGCCGGGAGCAGCACGCTCACCGCGACCAGGGGGTCGGCGCTCGGTTCGGCGGGGGTGCCGTACCGCGCCGGGTCCATATCCAACGACCGGCGGCCCGCCATCATTCCGGGGCCGGCCACCGCGCCGGGTCCATGCACAACGACCGGCGGCCCACCATCATTCCGGGGCTCTCACCGATCCGCGCGGCCCGGCCGGATCAACCGGCTGCGGGGCTGGTACCCCGGCCGTCGCCCATGTTCAACGACCCCCGGCCGCCCACCATTCCGGCCCGAGGATGCCCCCGGTCACACCCCAAACCACCCAGACACCCCGGCTCGGCGGAAACCCCAGTCGCACGAACCGGACATCAACCCCAGATCACTCAGCCGCCGACCCCGCCACACCCGGACCGCCCACGTGATCGGCTCGGGTTCCATGACGTCGCGCTGTCACCGCACCCGAC from Micromonospora sp. WMMD812 harbors:
- a CDS encoding excinuclease ABC subunit UvrA; protein product: MPQPARSAADSHDMIEVRGARENNLAAVSVDIPKRRLTVFTGVSGSGKSSLVFGTIAAESQRMINETYSAFLQSFMPSQSRPDVDSLRNLSAAIVVDQERMGVNSRSTVGTATDAYAMLRIVFSRLGTPQVGGAGAFSFNLAEGMCPTCEGLGRVSDLDIHELVDVERSLNDGAIKVPNFAVDSWYWQTIVGSGLFDPDQKLQDYTPEQWEDFLHKPATKIKMGSNNWTYEGLVTKVRRLLLAKDRESMQPHIRTFVDRAVTFTTCAACAGTRLNEAALSSRIAGRNIAECSAMQISDLAEFVRGIDDPAVAPLTGTLRDVLDSLVEIGLGYLSLDRESATLSGGEAQRVKMVRHLGSSLSDVTYVFDEPTVGLHPHDIARMNDLLLRLRDKGNTVLVVEHKPETIAIADHVVDLGPGAGAAGGQVCYTGDLAGLRASGTLTGRHLDHRVGLRAAVRQPTGHLPIRNADLHNLRDVSVDVPLGVLTVVTGVAGSGKSSLIHGSLRRRDGVVVVDQSAIRGSRRSNPATYSGLLDPVRAAFAKANGVKAALFSANSAGACPACKGIGLIYTDLAMMAGVATVCERCEGRRFTPEVLTYTLRGKNISEVLGMSVTEAYDFFPSGPAHVVLGRLADVGLGYLSLGQPLTTLSGGERQRLKLAIHMAEKTSTYVLDEPTTGLHLADVDQLLALLDRLVDAGNTVIVIEHHQAVMAHADWLIDLGPGAGHDGGRIVFTGTPADLVAHGDTLTARHLREYVAA
- a CDS encoding protein-tyrosine phosphatase family protein yields the protein MSVEAFWAEQPGVVVLPSGAAVRGRRIADPASPADFALLLAPGPVPTWPHRRIRWPDFWVPLDRRDALDALREALRRARTGERVEVACRGGQGRTGTALAALAVLDGLPPERAVDWVRSTYRPRAVETPWQRRWVRRLT